From the Merismopedia glauca CCAP 1448/3 genome, the window AAAAAGGAAATTCTTGGTATAAGTTTAGTAAAGAGAAAGTATCCAATACATTCTTCAACTGTTAGTCCAACAATTTGAGAAGCTGCATAAAAAACTTTATAATCTCTTTTTACTCTATATCCTAAAGGTATTCCACACTGAGATAAGTAACGTGAGTTCCAATTTGAGATAATATACCAACTCTCATTAAATTCATCATTAGTGCTACGCTCTTGTAGAATTTTATTATCTAATTCTTTAAATAAAGATGGTATATATGTTCCAGTAATTGGATTATTAGAAGGGGTGGCATTTGTATCTCCAGCCAAATCAGGGAAAGGATAGGTAATGATGAACGATCTATCTATTACTTTTGGACTGATGTCATAAGTGGTTTCATCTGAATTGAGAGTTCCCATCAAAACTAAGTTTTTAGGAATTGAAAATTCAGCAGGATAAGTACTTAAAAGATTTTGAAGTTTAGCCAGTCTGTTACTTTGTTCAGATGTTTTTGTTTTTTGAGATTGTAACAGACTAATCTCTTGCCTAATTTGTACTTCTATACTAGGTGAGTAGAGAATTAACTTTTGTGCTTGTTGGCCAGACTTGGAATATTCTAAACATGAGAGCAAGTCAGCAGCATAATTTTCAATTCGAGCTAAATTGAGTTCATCTAAACATACTAAAAAAAATTGTTCAAAATTTTCAGAAGCTTTTTGTAATGCAGTTAAAAAACTAGAGGGAATAAAGCTATCATTAACTGGATTGTAGAATCCTAACAAATCGGTTGAGTCAGTCCAAGCAGGTCGAACAGGAATAATTTTGCTATTACCATTTAAAATTTCAGCAGATTTTTCAACAAGGCTTGTTTTCCCAATTCCAACAGAGCCATTTAATAAAATAATCTGCCCAGTATATAAAGAAGTTAATATGGCTAATAAATAGCTCGTTTTAATATAGTCAGGTAATAACAGTCCTGCTACTCTAATATGGGTATTCCAGTCTTGGTTATTTAGTGATACCCTATCTTGCCATCCTTTTGTTTTTAAAGAAGAGGACAATCTAGGTTTCTGAGCTAATTCTTCATATAGTAGTCTTTTATATTGAGCTAAATGTTTTTTATATATTGGATCGTTTTTCCCTCTAACCATGCCTAAAAATTCAATCTTGCCCCGAAGGACATGATGAAAACGCTTTGCTTCTTCACCGCTTCTATTTATTAAATATTTGTATTTTTTATCATATCTACTACTATACTCACCTGCTGCTTGCTCAATTCCGAATCTTTGCCAAGCATAAAGCATAGAACGAATTTGTCGGACAAATTTGCGATCTACGTTAGGAAAACGGTTAACGGTTAAACCCGTTACTTCCTGACGGCTGTTTTGAGTTTGAAGCCTTACTTTCCTTTCATTTACTTCAAAGTTATTACTATTAAGTATTTCTCGTAATTCTTCCCCAACAACAAATCTTCTTATACCTCCCTCATCAGCGACAGATCCTAGTGCTTCTGGAAACTCGTCTAAATTAGTGGAAAAAGTGATATCATCAGCATATCTTGTATATGTTGCTTTATATTTTTTTGCTAGAGTCAGCAATTGACTATCCATTTTTGCACACACCATGTTTGAGACGATAGGTGAAGTGGGTGCGCCTTGAGGTAACAGATCCTCATAGCAGCATATTTGTGCCAGTAGGTTAGCTACTTCATCATTCGCGTTGTATGGTTGTGCCATAAACATTTTTCGGACTCTTTCAAAGTTAATTGAGGAGAAAAAGTCTTGAATATCTAAATTGAGAACATATTTCTTTTTAGTGTGAGCTTTGGCATTAGTTACAATACTTTTTTTAGCTGTAAAACCA encodes:
- a CDS encoding reverse transcriptase domain-containing protein, with the protein product MSLYNLSPELVAEQLGVNYHSLIELLQQLDEIYRDFVIPKKSGGVRTIKTPMSIREIIRGYEDGYFPLLDIQKKLSKEILQPVYQPKPCVHGFTAKKSIVTNAKAHTKKKYVLNLDIQDFFSSINFERVRKMFMAQPYNANDEVANLLAQICCYEDLLPQGAPTSPIVSNMVCAKMDSQLLTLAKKYKATYTRYADDITFSTNLDEFPEALGSVADEGGIRRFVVGEELREILNSNNFEVNERKVRLQTQNSRQEVTGLTVNRFPNVDRKFVRQIRSMLYAWQRFGIEQAAGEYSSRYDKKYKYLINRSGEEAKRFHHVLRGKIEFLGMVRGKNDPIYKKHLAQYKRLLYEELAQKPRLSSSLKTKGWQDRVSLNNQDWNTHIRVAGLLLPDYIKTSYLLAILTSLYTGQIILLNGSVGIGKTSLVEKSAEILNGNSKIIPVRPAWTDSTDLLGFYNPVNDSFIPSSFLTALQKASENFEQFFLVCLDELNLARIENYAADLLSCLEYSKSGQQAQKLILYSPSIEVQIRQEISLLQSQKTKTSEQSNRLAKLQNLLSTYPAEFSIPKNLVLMGTLNSDETTYDISPKVIDRSFIITYPFPDLAGDTNATPSNNPITGTYIPSLFKELDNKILQERSTNDEFNESWYIISNWNSRYLSQCGIPLGYRVKRDYKVFYAASQIVGLTVEECIGYFLFTKLIPRISFFKDDSRENICLEWLEEIENNYSHFVTPDVMGNLRNQIQDIRRRNVRYWG